TAGCAAAATGACGAATTTTACGCTTAATTAGTTCAATATCAAGAACGCTATTACATCTAATTGATTGATAGATATCATAATAGCCAATAGCTTTTAAAGCATTGTTAGTTGCAAAATCAAGGTGTGGATATTTCTTCATTAATAATTTAACTTCATTTATTCAACCAAAATTAAACATTTCATCTACTTTGTTATTAATTGAATGATATAGTTCATCACGAGTTGAATAATTACATTCAATCATTAAATAATCATATTGAACTTCGTTTGTATGGCTTAGTGCATTCGGATCATTAGTTTCGTGAAAAATTTGTACTGCTCTTAATAAACGCTTACGATTATTAACTAATTTAGATGCAACAGTTGGATTAAATTTATTGCTCTCTTTTAATAATTCCTCGTTTGTTAAATGATCATATTTATCAACTCTACTACTTGCACTTAATTGATAATTTTTAATGATTGCATCAACATATAGATTACTTCCACCTACTAAAATTGGCAATTTATTATTTTTAGTAATTTCTTTAATTTTAAGTGTTGCTAAATCTTTAAATTTTTTAATGTCTCATTTATCAGTCAATTCTAAAAATTGATTTAAATGAAATGTAGCTTGTTTTTTTTCGTTTAATGTGGGTGCATTTACACCAATGTCAAGATCACGGTAGATTTGAAAGGCATCAGCATTAATTAATTCACCATTAAATAAGTTAGCAAGTTTAACACTTAAAGCTGTTTTATGGCTTGTGGTCGGTCCAACAACCACCAATAATTTATTTTTTAAGTGCTTCATAATCACGAATTTTCATTACAATGTCATTAATGGCATTGGCAGCTTCGCCATGACCGGCAATAATCATGTTGGGACGATTAATATAACCAACAATATTACCAATAGCATAAATATTTTTGATGTTTGTTTCGTTGTTCTGGTTTACTATTATTTTTTTAGTTGTGGTTAGACTAATTTCATTCATTCATGATGGTAAATTTAAATCAACTTTTTGGCCGTATTGAACAATTAAGTAATCAAAATTAATGTCACTAACTCGTTCACTTGTTTTATTTTTAATTACTAGTGTTTTTTTATTCTTAATTTCGATTGAATCGCTATTTAAAATAACATTAACTTTATTATCATAAAGCTTTGCAACGTTAACTCCATTAGCACGAAATTCTTCGCGTCGATGAATAATAGAAACATTAGCGTTTGCTTTTGTTCTAATATTGTTTGCTCAATCAACAGCTGAATCACCACCACCTAAAATAACAATATTTTTGTTGATATAAGGTTGATAACTGTTAACCAGATATTGAATATAAGGATTTTCTTCTGCTCCAGGTATTTCTAATTTGTTAGGTAAAAACAGACCATTACCTGTAGCAATAACAATGTTATTAGTAATGACAATTGAGCCGTTTGATAATAGACATTTAAGAGTATGTTCATCGTTTCTAATATAACTCTTTAGAGTTATTTCAGTTAAAATATCTACTTTTAAATGTTGACATTGTTTAACAAAATTCTCAACTAAATCAATAGCACTAATTGATGTATATCCAGGGTAGTCGTGGACGTCTTTAACAGGGTAAAGAACTAATGGTTGTCCACCGATAGTTTTACTAGCTTCAATTAATAAAACATTTAACCCCTTTTCTTTTGCTAAATAAGCAGCATAAAGTCCAACTGGACCAGCGCCAATAACTAAAACGTTAACCTTATATGTAATCATAGGCTATATATATAATATAGGTTATTATATTTAATACATGAACAAGATTGATCCGCGAATTGAAAAGGTGCTTGTTACACAAGATCAAATTGAAGTAGCAACAACAAAATTGGCGAAATGAATTGATAAAAATTATAAAGGAAAAAATCCGGTTTGTGTTGCAGTACTTAAAGGAGCAATTCCTTTTTATGCATCAGTTTTAATGAAAACAACAATTGATTTAACAACTGATTTTATTGTTTATTCTTCATTTCAAGGCCAAGTACGTCGAATGAAATGTCCACGAATGATTACGGACTTAAAAACTGATATTTATGGACGTCATGTAATTGTTTTCGATGATGTAATTGATAGTGGATTAACAATTAAATCGATGTTTGATATTTTTAAAACACGTAAACCAAAAAGTTTAAAACTAGTTACACTAGTTGACAAACCAGAAAAACGTGTT
Above is a window of Candidatus Malacoplasma girerdii DNA encoding:
- the miaA gene encoding tRNA-isopentenyl pyrophosphate transferase, translated to MKHLKNKLLVVVGPTTSHKTALSVKLANLFNGELINADAFQIYRDLDIGVNAPTLNEKKQATFHLNQFLELTDKWDIKKFKDLATLKIKEITKNNKLPILVGGSNLYVDAIIKNYQLSASSRVDKYDHLTNEELLKESNKFNPTVASKLVNNRKRLLRAVQIFHETNDPNALSHTNEVQYDYLMIECNYSTRDELYHSINNKVDEMFNFGWINEVKLLMKKYPHLDFATNNALKAIGYYDIYQSIRCNSVLDIELIKRKIRHFAKRQITWINNKYPEHIRYLQNNEDEIINAVKQWLNK
- the trxB2 gene encoding thioredoxin reductase 2 produces the protein MITYKVNVLVIGAGPVGLYAAYLAKEKGLNVLLIEASKTIGGQPLVLYPVKDVHDYPGYTSISAIDLVENFVKQCQHLKVDILTEITLKSYIRNDEHTLKCLLSNGSIVITNNIVIATGNGLFLPNKLEIPGAEENPYIQYLVNSYQPYINKNIVILGGGDSAVDWANNIRTKANANVSIIHRREEFRANGVNVAKLYDNKVNVILNSDSIEIKNKKTLVIKNKTSERVSDINFDYLIVQYGQKVDLNLPSWMNEISLTTTKKIIVNQNNETNIKNIYAIGNIVGYINRPNMIIAGHGEAANAINDIVMKIRDYEALKK
- the hpt gene encoding hypoxanthine phosphoribosyltransferase; this encodes MNKIDPRIEKVLVTQDQIEVATTKLAKWIDKNYKGKNPVCVAVLKGAIPFYASVLMKTTIDLTTDFIVYSSFQGQVRRMKCPRMITDLKTDIYGRHVIVFDDVIDSGLTIKSMFDIFKTRKPKSLKLVTLVDKPEKRVAKINADYSCFKLPDYFLVGYGLDYMEKMRNINYIGVFKKELFLKDLERIEKEEKELKKIKIKKIKEKSIPKEGK